In Cucurbita pepo subsp. pepo cultivar mu-cu-16 chromosome LG04, ASM280686v2, whole genome shotgun sequence, the following are encoded in one genomic region:
- the LOC111792214 gene encoding OTU domain-containing protein DDB_G0284757-like, with product MRPGTPNFGECSSSTSLSSHLEDVDDDHMIAVVLTEEYAKLDGAIARRLANLAPIAHAPRINLYIPNQSDASLEYHRLLQRLNVYGLHEVKVSGDGNCQFRALSDQMFKSPKYHKLVRKDIVKQIKDYRSLYEGYIPMKFSRYYKKMAKSGEWGDHITLQAAADKFVAKICLLTSFRDTCFIEIVPRSQTPKRELWLSFWSEVHYNSLYAVQDVPVQQKPRKKHWLF from the exons ATGAGGCCGGGAACTCCGAACTTTGGAGAATGTTCTAGTTCAACTTCGTTGAGCTCTCATCTGGAGGACGTTGACGACGATCACATGATTGCTGTTGTATTGACGGAAGAGTATGCTAAGCTAGACGGTGCTATTGCCCGACGCCTCGCTAACCTTGCCCCTATTGCT CATGCTCCAAGGATAAATTTGTATATCCCGAACCAAAGTGATGCCAGTTTGGAATATCATAGGCTTCTTCAGAG GTTAAATGTCTATGGTTTGCATGAAGTGAAGGTCTCTGGTGATGGAAATTGTCAG TTTCGAGCACTTTCAGATCAGATGTTCAAATCACCCAAGTATCACAAGCTTGTGCGAAAAGACATTGTAAAGCAG ATAAAGGACTACCGTTCTCTATATGAGGGTTATATTCCAATGAAGTTCAGTCGTTATTACAAGAAAATGGCGAA ATCTGGTGAATGGGGGGACCATATTACCCTACAAGCTGCAGCTGATAAG TTTGTGGCAAAGATTTGCCTCCTGACATCATTCAGAGACACTTGTTTCATTGAAATTGTTCCGCGATCTCAGACTCCAAAGCGTG AGCTTTGGTTAAGTTTCTGGTCTGAGGTTCATTACAATTCACTTTATGCAGTTCAAG ATGTTCCAGTTCAACAAAAgccaagaaaaaaacattggTTGTTCTAG
- the LOC111792213 gene encoding glyceraldehyde-3-phosphate dehydrogenase A, chloroplastic isoform X2 translates to MATATLSVAKPSLQANLKGFGEFSGLRNSSTCLPFARRTSDDFLSVIAFQTSAVGSSGGYKKGIVEAKLKVAINGFGRIGRNFLRCWHGRKDSLLDVVAINDSGGVKQASHLLKYDSTLGIFEADVKPAGDEAISVDGKIIQVVSNRNPLNLPWKDLGIDLVIEGTGVFVDREGAGKHIEAGAKKVLITAPGKGDIPTYVVGVNADAYSHDEPIISNASCTTNCLAPFVKVLDQKFGIIKGTMTTTHSYTGDQRLLDASHRDLRRARAAALNIVPTSTGAAKAVALVLPSLKGKLNGIALRVPTPNVSVVDLVVQVSKKTFAEEVNAAFRESAEKELNGILSVCDEPLVSVDFRCSDVSSTVDSSLTMVMGDDLVKVIAWYDNEWGYSQRVVDLADIVANNWK, encoded by the exons ATGGCTACGGCTACTCTATCAGTAGCCAAACCATCTCTCCAG GCTAATCTAAAGGGATTTGGAGAATTCTCCGGGCTCCGTAACTCGTCAACCTGTCTTCCCTTTGCGAGGCGAACCTCCGATGATTTCCTTTCCGTCATTGCCTTCCAAACCTCTGCT GTGGGAAGCAGCGGAGGATACAAGAAAGGGATTGTGGAAGCAAAGCTTAAGGTAGCCATCAATGGGTTTGGAAGGATTGGAAGGAATTTCTTGAGGTGCTGGCATGGTCGCAAGGATTCCCTACTTGATGTTGTTGCCATCAACGACAGTGGAGGTGTCAAGCAAGCTTCTCACCTCCTCAAGTACGACTCGACCCTCGGCATCTTCGAAGCCGATGTCAAGCCTGCCGGAGATGAGGCCATTTCAGTCGATGGCAAGATCATCCAGGTGGTCTCCAACCGCAATCCTCTCAACCTTCCCTGGAA GGACTTGGGAATAGACCTGGTGATTGAAGGAACTGGCGTATTTGTTGATAGAGAGGGTGCAGGGAAGCACATTGAGGCTGGAGCAAAGAAGGTCCTAATTACAGCACCTGGGAAGGGTGACATTCCGACCTATGTTGTCGGGGTTAATGCCGATGCTTACAGTCACGACGAGCCTATCATCAGCAATGCTTCTTGCACTACCAATTGCCTAGCTCCTTTCGTCAAGGTCCTCGACCAGAAGTTTG GTATCATCAAGGGAACAATGACTACCACTCACTCCTACACTGGTGACCAGAGGCTACTTGATGCCAGCCACCGCGACCTCAGGAGGGCAAGAGCTGCTGCCCTCAACATTGTCCCAACCTCCACAGGAGCAGCCAAAGCTGTTGCTCTAGTCCTTCCATCTCTTAAGGGAAAACTTAACGGGATTGCACTTCGTGTGCCTACTCCAAATGTTTCTGTTGTTGACCTTGTTGTCCAGGTTTCTAAGAAGACCTTTGCTGAAGAGGTGAATGCTGCATTCCGGGAAAGTGCCGAGAAGGAGCTCAACGGTATCCTCTCCGTTTGTGACGAGCCCCTCGTTTCGGTCGATTTTAGATGCTCCGACGTCTCCTCGACTGTCGACTCTTCGTTGACTATGGTTATGGGAGATGACTTGGTGAAGGTCATTGCTTGGTATGATAACGAGTGGGGTTACTCTCAACGGGTTGTTGATTTGGCTGACATTGTTGCCAACAACTGGAAATGA
- the LOC111792671 gene encoding WD repeat-containing protein LWD1 isoform X2: protein MGANSEANQDGSDEQQKRSEIYTYEAPWHIYAMNWSVRRDKKYRLAIASLLEQYPNRVEIVQLDDSSGEIRSDPNLSFEHPYPPTKTIFIPDKECQRPDLLATSSDFLRVWRISDDPSSVELKSLLNGNKNSEFCGPLTSFDWNDAEPKRIGTSSIDTTCTIWDIERETVDTQLIAHDKEVYDIAWGGVGVFASVSADGSVRVFDLRDKEHSTIIYESSEPDTPLVRLGWNKQDPRYMATIIMDSAKVVVLDIRFPTLPVVELQRHQASANAIAWAPHSSCHICTAGDDSQALIWDLSSMGQPVEGGLDPILAYTAGAEIEQLQWSSSQPDWVAIAFSTKLQILRV from the coding sequence ATGGGTGCAAACAGTGAGGCCAACCAAGATGGCTCCGACGAGCAGCAGAAGCGGTCTGAGATCTATACCTATGAGGCGCCATGGCACATCTACGCGATGAACTGGAGCGTCCGGCGAGACAAGAAGTACCGGCTGGCAATCGCTAGTCTTCTGGAGCAGTATCCCAACAGGGTGGAGATTGTCCAGCTTGATGATTCCAGCGGCGAGATCCGGTCCGACCCTAACCTCTCCTTTGAGCATCCCTATCCTCCCACCAAGACCATCTTCATTCCAGACAAGGAGTGCCAGCGCCCTGATCTTCTCGCCACTTCCAGCGATTTTCTCCGCGTATGGCGCATCTCAGACGATCCTTCATCTGTGGAGCTCAAGAGTCTTCTTAATGGCAACAAGAACAGCGAGTTTTGTGGCCCTCTAACCTCCTTTGACTGGAACGATGCTGAGCCAAAGCGCATCGGGACCTCCAGTATCGACACGACCTGCACCATTTGGGATATTGAACGCGAGACCGTCGACACGCAACTCATCGCTCATGATAAGGAGGTTTATGACATCGCTTGGGGCGGTGTTGGTGTATTTGCTTCCGTTTCCGCCGATGGTTCTGTCCGCGTCTTCGATTTGCGTGACAAGGAGCACTCTACCATCATCTACGAGAGTTCTGAGCCTGACACTCCATTGGTTCGGCTAGGCTGGAACAAGCAGGACCCGAGATATATGGCCACGATTATCATGGACAGCGCCAAGGTTGTCGTGCTTGACATTCGCTTCCCGACGCTCCCCGTCGTCGAGTTACAGAGGCACCAAGCTAGTGCGAACGCCATTGCATGGGCGCCTCATAGTTCTTGCCACATTTGCACTGCAGGGGATGATTCTCAGGCCTTGATTTGGGATTTGTCGTCCATGGGCCAACCAGTCGAAGGTGGCCTCGATCCCATTCTTGCCTACACCGCTGGAGCAGAAATCGAGCAGCTGCAATGGTCCTCTTCCCAACCGGACTGGGTTGCGATTGCCTTTTCCACTAAGCTTCAGATTCTGAGGGTATGA
- the LOC111792213 gene encoding glyceraldehyde-3-phosphate dehydrogenase A, chloroplastic isoform X1, which translates to MATATLSVAKPSLQQANLKGFGEFSGLRNSSTCLPFARRTSDDFLSVIAFQTSAVGSSGGYKKGIVEAKLKVAINGFGRIGRNFLRCWHGRKDSLLDVVAINDSGGVKQASHLLKYDSTLGIFEADVKPAGDEAISVDGKIIQVVSNRNPLNLPWKDLGIDLVIEGTGVFVDREGAGKHIEAGAKKVLITAPGKGDIPTYVVGVNADAYSHDEPIISNASCTTNCLAPFVKVLDQKFGIIKGTMTTTHSYTGDQRLLDASHRDLRRARAAALNIVPTSTGAAKAVALVLPSLKGKLNGIALRVPTPNVSVVDLVVQVSKKTFAEEVNAAFRESAEKELNGILSVCDEPLVSVDFRCSDVSSTVDSSLTMVMGDDLVKVIAWYDNEWGYSQRVVDLADIVANNWK; encoded by the exons ATGGCTACGGCTACTCTATCAGTAGCCAAACCATCTCTCCAG CAGGCTAATCTAAAGGGATTTGGAGAATTCTCCGGGCTCCGTAACTCGTCAACCTGTCTTCCCTTTGCGAGGCGAACCTCCGATGATTTCCTTTCCGTCATTGCCTTCCAAACCTCTGCT GTGGGAAGCAGCGGAGGATACAAGAAAGGGATTGTGGAAGCAAAGCTTAAGGTAGCCATCAATGGGTTTGGAAGGATTGGAAGGAATTTCTTGAGGTGCTGGCATGGTCGCAAGGATTCCCTACTTGATGTTGTTGCCATCAACGACAGTGGAGGTGTCAAGCAAGCTTCTCACCTCCTCAAGTACGACTCGACCCTCGGCATCTTCGAAGCCGATGTCAAGCCTGCCGGAGATGAGGCCATTTCAGTCGATGGCAAGATCATCCAGGTGGTCTCCAACCGCAATCCTCTCAACCTTCCCTGGAA GGACTTGGGAATAGACCTGGTGATTGAAGGAACTGGCGTATTTGTTGATAGAGAGGGTGCAGGGAAGCACATTGAGGCTGGAGCAAAGAAGGTCCTAATTACAGCACCTGGGAAGGGTGACATTCCGACCTATGTTGTCGGGGTTAATGCCGATGCTTACAGTCACGACGAGCCTATCATCAGCAATGCTTCTTGCACTACCAATTGCCTAGCTCCTTTCGTCAAGGTCCTCGACCAGAAGTTTG GTATCATCAAGGGAACAATGACTACCACTCACTCCTACACTGGTGACCAGAGGCTACTTGATGCCAGCCACCGCGACCTCAGGAGGGCAAGAGCTGCTGCCCTCAACATTGTCCCAACCTCCACAGGAGCAGCCAAAGCTGTTGCTCTAGTCCTTCCATCTCTTAAGGGAAAACTTAACGGGATTGCACTTCGTGTGCCTACTCCAAATGTTTCTGTTGTTGACCTTGTTGTCCAGGTTTCTAAGAAGACCTTTGCTGAAGAGGTGAATGCTGCATTCCGGGAAAGTGCCGAGAAGGAGCTCAACGGTATCCTCTCCGTTTGTGACGAGCCCCTCGTTTCGGTCGATTTTAGATGCTCCGACGTCTCCTCGACTGTCGACTCTTCGTTGACTATGGTTATGGGAGATGACTTGGTGAAGGTCATTGCTTGGTATGATAACGAGTGGGGTTACTCTCAACGGGTTGTTGATTTGGCTGACATTGTTGCCAACAACTGGAAATGA
- the LOC111792671 gene encoding WD repeat-containing protein LWD1 isoform X1, with the protein MGANSEANQDGSDEQQKRSEIYTYEAPWHIYAMNWSVRRDKKYRLAIASLLEQYPNRVEIVQLDDSSGEIRSDPNLSFEHPYPPTKTIFIPDKECQRPDLLATSSDFLRVWRISDDPSSVELKSLLNGNKNSEFCGPLTSFDWNDAEPKRIGTSSIDTTCTIWDIERETVDTQLIAHDKEVYDIAWGGVGVFASVSADGSVRVFDLRDKEHSTIIYESSEPDTPLVRLGWNKQDPRYMATIIMDSAKVVVLDIRFPTLPVVELQRHQASANAIAWAPHSSCHICTAGDDSQALIWDLSSMGQPVEGGLDPILAYTAGAEIEQLQWSSSQPDWVAIAFSTKLQILRQHLALVLHLHR; encoded by the exons ATGGGTGCAAACAGTGAGGCCAACCAAGATGGCTCCGACGAGCAGCAGAAGCGGTCTGAGATCTATACCTATGAGGCGCCATGGCACATCTACGCGATGAACTGGAGCGTCCGGCGAGACAAGAAGTACCGGCTGGCAATCGCTAGTCTTCTGGAGCAGTATCCCAACAGGGTGGAGATTGTCCAGCTTGATGATTCCAGCGGCGAGATCCGGTCCGACCCTAACCTCTCCTTTGAGCATCCCTATCCTCCCACCAAGACCATCTTCATTCCAGACAAGGAGTGCCAGCGCCCTGATCTTCTCGCCACTTCCAGCGATTTTCTCCGCGTATGGCGCATCTCAGACGATCCTTCATCTGTGGAGCTCAAGAGTCTTCTTAATGGCAACAAGAACAGCGAGTTTTGTGGCCCTCTAACCTCCTTTGACTGGAACGATGCTGAGCCAAAGCGCATCGGGACCTCCAGTATCGACACGACCTGCACCATTTGGGATATTGAACGCGAGACCGTCGACACGCAACTCATCGCTCATGATAAGGAGGTTTATGACATCGCTTGGGGCGGTGTTGGTGTATTTGCTTCCGTTTCCGCCGATGGTTCTGTCCGCGTCTTCGATTTGCGTGACAAGGAGCACTCTACCATCATCTACGAGAGTTCTGAGCCTGACACTCCATTGGTTCGGCTAGGCTGGAACAAGCAGGACCCGAGATATATGGCCACGATTATCATGGACAGCGCCAAGGTTGTCGTGCTTGACATTCGCTTCCCGACGCTCCCCGTCGTCGAGTTACAGAGGCACCAAGCTAGTGCGAACGCCATTGCATGGGCGCCTCATAGTTCTTGCCACATTTGCACTGCAGGGGATGATTCTCAGGCCTTGATTTGGGATTTGTCGTCCATGGGCCAACCAGTCGAAGGTGGCCTCGATCCCATTCTTGCCTACACCGCTGGAGCAGAAATCGAGCAGCTGCAATGGTCCTCTTCCCAACCGGACTGGGTTGCGATTGCCTTTTCCACTAAGCTTCAGATTCTGAGG CAACACCTAGCTTTGGTTCTTCACCTACACAGATAG